GGGCGGGATTCTAGAATGTTTCCATTCGTAACTGTTTGCTTCCGTGCCGCTGAATGAGTGCGAACATGAATCGCAACCAACAATCCACAGATGCGCTGTGCGCAGCGTCACACGCTTTGCATCGGGGATGGGCAGAGGCATCCATAGCGGCAGATTTCCGGATATCTGTAGCCGCGCGTGTGCGCATGCTTCCCTCCACGCATGGCGTGGATCTACTGGATCCAGAGTGGGGTCAGATCCCTTCGCGCAGCGAAGGAATCTGACCCCACCAATGAAAAAGGGACGAAGCTTCCGCTTCGTCCCCCTGCAATGTGCGCGTTGTACCAGTGCGAAATGCTCAGGTTTCGCGCAACGCCGTGGTGATCGGCAACCGGGCCGCGCGCAGCGCCGGGAACAGGCCACCGACCAGGCCGATGCCTAGTGCCCATTTCAGGCCGGTCCACAGCAGTTCCGGCGACACATGGAACTTGAACACCACCGCGCTGAAGTTGCTGCCGATGGTGGACACGCTGTAGCCATTGAACAGCAGCCACGCCACCGCGCACCCCAGCAGACCGCCCAGCAGCGCCAGCAGCATCGTCTCCAGCATCACCGCGGTGACCACCGGCAGGCCACGGAAGCCGATCGCGCGCATGGTGGCGATCTCGCGCGCACGCGTGGCAACAGCCGCATACATGGTGTTGAGTGCGCCGAACACCGCACCCACCGCCATGATCGTGCCGATCACCTTGCCGAGGATGTCGATCAGCTTGGTCAGTCCGCCGCCCTGCTTGCTGTAGTAGACACGGGTGGTTTCCACGTCCAGCTTCAGGCGCGGGTCGGCGGCGACCGCCGCCTTGAACTGCTCGAAGCCGGCCTTGCCATCGGTACGCACGCTGATCGACTGCCAGGCACTGCGCTGGTAGGTGGTGGCCAGCGTATCGGCGTCTGTCCACAGTTCCGAATCATGCGCATCGCCGGTGGCGAACACGCCGACCACGGTCCAGGTCTGGTTGCCCAGGGTCAGCGTCTTGCCCACGTCCATGCCGCGGAACTGGCCCTTGGCGCCCTGGCCGACCACGATCTCGCGCAGGCCGGCGGCGAACTTGCGGCCTTCGATGATCTTGACCTTGTCATGCACGGCCCAGGCCTGCGGGCCGACGCCGCGGAACTGCGCGTTGACGTCGGTGCCATCGGCCTTCGACACCAGGTTGACCACCTGCGACAGCTCCGGCGACAGCAGCGGCCTGCCTTCGCCATCGCGGCTGATGCCGGGAAGGGTGGACAGCGTCGGCACCTGCTCGCGGGTGATGACCGAATTGGTCTCGGCCTGCGAGCCGCCGCGCAGCACGATGGCGGTGGTGTCGTCGCCGGTGTTGTTGAGCGTGGCCTGGAAGCCTTCGCCCATGGCCAGCATCGCCACCAGCACGCCGACCACGCCGGCAATGCCGACCACGATCACCGAGGAGGCGCCCCAGCGCTGCGGCAGACTGGCCACGCCGATGCGGGTGGCGGCCAGTGCCAGCCGTCCGCCACGGGTCAGCAGCAGCCACAGGGCCACCAGCACGGCCACGGCCAGCACGCCGATCCACGGCAGGCTGATCCACAGCACCAGGCCGATGACCAGCAGCAGTACGGTCAACGCGTTGCCGGCCCACTTCTTGAACTTTTTCATCTGCAGGTCTCCTCAGCGGCCGGCCAGTGCGTCGACGATCTTCAGGCGCTTGGCACGCAGCGCCGGCAGCAGGCCGACGATGATGCCGATCACCACGATCAGGCCCAGCCCCATCAGCCAGGTGGGCGTGGGCACGTGTGGCGGCAGCAGGCCCATGCTCTTCGGGCCGATCGCCGGCAGGATCAACGCGGCCAGGCCCATGCCGATCAGTCCGCCCAGGCCGATCAGCAGCACCGACTCCACCATCACCAGGGTCAGCACGGTGCTGTCCTTGAAGCCCAGCGTCTTCAACGTGGCCAGCTCCGGCACGCGCTCGCGCACCGCCTGCGCCATGGTGTTGCCGGTCAGCAGCAGCAGGGTGAAGAACACCGCGCCCATGATCGAAGTGACGATCATGCCGATGTCGGCGAACTGCTTGACGAAGGCCTGCTGGAACGCTGATTCGGTCTGGGTCTTGGTCTCGTGGTCGGAGTTGGCCGAGATCGCATCGATCGCCTGCGCCACCCGCGAGGAATGGTCCGGATTGTCCAGCGTCACCGTGTACCAGCTCACCTGGTTCTTGATGTAGTCGTTGGATTCATCGAAGTACTTCCAGTTCATCATCAACTGGCGTTCTTCGTTGGCGGCCAGCGCGCGGTCCTTGGAACGGTAGATGCCCTTCAGTTCCAGCGGCCAGTCGTTGCTGCCGCCACGCGGGAAGATCGTGGCCTGCAGCGGGATGGTGTCGCCGATCTTCCAGCCGAACTGCTTGGCCAGCGATTCGCCGACGATGGCGCCGGTGCGGGTCTGCTTCCAGTCTTCCAGCTGCGCCGGGTCGATCTGCAGCTCGCGGTAGACATCGAAGTAGTTGGGCGACACCGAGAAGTTCGGGAAGAAATTCTTCGGGTCCTGGTAGATGCCACCAAACCACATGCCATAGGCCACGTCGCGCACGCCGGCCACCTGGCGGATCTGGGTTTCCAGGCGGATCGGCAACGACTGGGTGATCGACAGCCGCGAGGCCACCACCAGGCGGTTGGCGCCTTCCACGCTGCCGCCGGACGAGAACGCCACGCGCACCGAGTCGAGCATGCCGAACAACAGGAACGCGGCCACCACCGACAGCAGGGTCAACAAGGTGCGCGTACGGCTGCGGAACAGCTGCGCCCACACCAACGAGAAGTATTTCATCGCGGTGGCCTCCGTCAGTGGGCCAGCGGCGCGTCGGCCAGCTCGCCCTTGTCCAGGTGCACCGTGTGCGTGGCGTACTCGGCGGCCTTCGGATCATGGGTGACCATGATGATGGTCTTGCCGTGTTCGCGGTTGAGCTGCTGCAGCAGGCCCAGGATCTCCTCGGCCGATTGGCGGTCGAGGTCGCCGGTCGGTTCGTCGCAGATCAGGAAGGTCGGGTCGGAGACGATCGCGCGGGCGATCGCCACGCGCTGCTGCTGGCCGCCGGACAGTTCATTCGGGCGATGGCTGCGGCGGTCGGCCAGGCCGACCAGGGTCAGCGCGATCTCGGCATTGCGCTTGCGCTGCGAGGCACTGAGATGGGTCAGCAGCAGCGGCAGCTCCACGTTCTTCTGCGCGGTCAGCATCGGCATCAGGTTGTAGAACTGGAACACGAAGCCGACATGGTGGCTGCGCCAGGTCGACAGCTGGCCTCCGCTCATCTGGTCTATGCGCTCGCCTTCGATGCTGATCTCACCGCTGCTGGGGTTGTCGAGGCCGCCGATCAGGTTGAGCAGGGTGGTCTTGCCGGAACCGGACGGGCCCATCAGCGCGACGAAGTCGCCGCGCGCGATGTCCAGGTCGATACCGTGCAGCACCTGCACTTTCTCGGGGCCACGCTGGTAGGTCTTGGTGATGTTGCGCAGTGAAACCAGGGTCGACATGGGTGGTTCTCCACGGAAGGCGGGAAACGGGGAAGCCCACCCGCGATGGCCGCGGGCGTGCGTCGAGCGGTGCTGCCGGCGGCGCCCGCAGGCGCCAGGCCGTTACTGCGCTTGTTTCTGTTGCACCTCGGCGCCATCGCGCAGGGTGTCCGGCGGGTTCACCACCACCGATTCACCTGCGCTCACGCCCTTGAGGATCTGGCGGTCCTTGCCCATCGCCTGGCCGGCCTCGACCGTGCGCTGCTGCACGCGGCTCTCGCCGCCCAGCACGAAGGCCACCGACGCGCCGTCGCGCTGGACCACCGCGCCGCCCGGCACGCGCACGCCCTGCGGCTTGGCGGCGGCCTGCGGCTGGGCCTGTTCCAGGAAGCTGACCCGCACGCCCATCTCCGGCACGATGCGCGGGTCCTTCACCTTCAGCGCCACGCGCACCTTGACCGTGGCCTTGCCGCGGTCGGCAGTAGGAATGATGGCGATCACTTCGCCCGGGATCTTCCACTCCGGGTAGGCATTGAGCGTGGCTTCCACCGGCATCTTCGGCTGCACGCGGCCGATGAAGGCCTCGCCGACCTCGACTTCGATTTCCAGCGAATCCATGTCGACGATGGTGCCGATGCCGGTACGGGTGAAGCCACCGCCAGCCGACAGCGGCGAGACGATTTCACCCGGCTGCGCCGCCTTGGCGGTGACCACGCCGGAGAACGGTGCGCGTACCACGTTGTTGTCCACGCCCAGGTCGGCGATGGCCAGCTGGTCGCGTGCCACCCTGACGTTGCGCTGCGCAGTATCCAGCTGCGCACGCAGGCTGTCGCGCTGGGCCACGGCCTGGTCGTACTGCGAGCGCGACACCAGTTGCTGGCCGACCAGCGCCTGCAGGCGGCTGGCTTCGGCGGCGGCCTGCTTCTGCTGTGCCTCCAGCCCTGCCACCTGGCTGCGTGCGGCCTGCAGCTGCGAGGCATACAGGCTGCGCTGCGCATCGGCATCGATCGGGTCCAGCGTGGCCATCACCTGGCCGGCCTCGACCCGCATGCCTTCCTCGATCATCACCTCGCGCACCTTGCCGGTGATCTTGGCCGACACCGTGGCCATGCGCCGGGCGACCACGTAGCCGCTGGCGTCGAGCACCGAACTGCTGGCGCTGCCCTGCTGGATGGCCACCGCAGGGGCGGTTTCCACTTCCACGGCCGGTGCACGGCCGAACAGGAAGGCGACGGCGGCGGCCAGCAGCACGATCACGATGATCGCGATCCACAGCCAGCGGCGGCTGCCCCCACTGCGACCGGAGGCGGGCGGCGGCGACTTGCGGTCGATACGGAGTTCCTTCAACAGCTCGGCAGAAGCGTTCATTCGTTCCATCACAGGTGTTCGGGCGGGTGTGGCCGGAAGGGCATACGACGGCGGTTCCGGCGGTGGAGCGTGCGGCACAGCATGAAGGCAGGCACAGCGATGATGGCAGTGACAGCTGTCATCCGATGACACTGACGGCGGCAACTGCGAAATGTGACCACGGCGGCACAGGATGGCAACGTCCCCGCTACCGGTACCGCCCATGGATCCGATCGCCCCGTCGCTGGCCCGCCTGCAGCAGGTGCAGGTGCGCTATCGCGACCATACCGCCCTGCATGGCATCGACCTGCAGGTCCGCGCTGGCCAGGTGCTGGCATTGCTGGGCCGCAACGGTGCCGGCAAGAGTACCGCGATCAGCGTGCTGTTGGGCCTGCGCCGCGCCGATGCCGGCCAGGTCGAGCTGCTCGGCGGCGACCCGCAGCAGCGGGCCAGTCGATTGGGGCTGGGCGTGATGCTGCAGAGCACGAACCTGCCGCCGATGCTGCAGGTGGACGAGCTGGTGGCCCAGGCCAGTGCCTGTTACCCCGACCCGATGCCGTTGCAGGAGGTACTGCAGCGCGCCGGACTGCAGGCGCTGGCGCGCCGCCGCTACGGCCAGCTGTCCGGCGGGCAGCAGCGCGCGGTGCAGTTCGCCATCGCGCTGTGCGGCCGACCGCGGGTGCTGTTCCTGGACGAGCCCACCACCGGGCTGGACATCCAGGCGCGGCAGGCGATGTGGCAGGCGATCCGGCAACTGGTGGCCGAAGGCTGCGGCGTGTTGCTGACCACCCACTACCTGGAAGAGGCCGAAGCATTGGCGCAGCAGGTGGTAGTGCTCGAACGCGGCCGGGTTCTGGCCGACGCGCCGCTGGGCGAACTGCGCCTGGCCGACCGGCCGCGCCGCATCCGTTGCCGCAGCGTGCTGCCTGCTGAAGACGTGCAGCAGTGGCCGGGCGTGCAGCAGGTGCAGCGCGACGGCGAGCATCTGCAGCTGCTGGCGAGCCCGGCCGAGCCGGTAGTGGCCCGCCTGCTGGCGGCCGACGCGCAGTTGCGTGAGCTGGAAGTACAGGGCGCGGCGCTGGCCGACGCCTTCCTCGACCTGACCCGGGAGGCCGCATGAACACGATGACCCGTACCGGCACCGCACCGGCGCCGTCGTCTGCCTGGCGCCAGGCCCTGCGTCCCTACTGCGCTGAGCTGGTGGCCGAACTGCGCCGCGCCTGGCGTACACCCGCCTTCGCCGTACCTTCGCTGCTGTTCCCGGTGTTGTTCTACCTGCTGTTCGGCGTGCTGTTGGGCCGTGGCCACGCTCCGCTGTACCTGCTGGCCACCTACTGCGTGTTCGGCGCGATGGCCCCGGCCCTGTTCGGCTTCGGCGTGCAGCTGGCGTTGGACCGAGAAGGCGGGCTGCTCACGCTCAAGCGGGGGCTGCCGATGCCGCCGGCGGCGCCGCTGCTGGCGCGACTTGCGATGGCCGTGATGTTCGCGCTGCTGGTGGCCTCGTTGTTGATCGGCGTGGCATCTGTGCTGGGCGGTGTGCAGCTGCACGCCCTGCAGGTGCTGCAGCTGCTGGCGGTGGCGGGCCTGGCTGCGCTGCCGCTGGGGGCGATCGGCCTGCTGATCGGCAGCCATGTCAGTGCCAGCGCAGCGCCGGCGATGGTCAACCTGGTCTACCTGCCGCTGGCGTTGCTGTCGGGCCTGTGGCTGCCGCTGTCGGCGCTGCCCAAGGTGTTTTCGATGATGGCACCGCTGTGGCCAACCTGGCACCTGGCCGAGCTGGCGCTGCCGGTGGTCGGGTTGCCGTCTGCGGGCAGCGTCGCCGGCCATCTGCTGGTGCTGCTGGCGGTGACCCTCGTGGCGTTGCTGCTGACACGGCGCCGCCTGCGCCGGATCGGCTGAACTGGCATGATCGGCAGCGATCGTCCCCGCCTGGATCCTCCCGTGCCACCGAGCTGGCTTGCCTCACTGCTGCGTCCCGCGCCGGATTCGGCGGTGGCCGACAAC
This genomic interval from Stenotrophomonas sp. 57 contains the following:
- a CDS encoding ABC transporter permease; protein product: MKKFKKWAGNALTVLLLVIGLVLWISLPWIGVLAVAVLVALWLLLTRGGRLALAATRIGVASLPQRWGASSVIVVGIAGVVGVLVAMLAMGEGFQATLNNTGDDTTAIVLRGGSQAETNSVITREQVPTLSTLPGISRDGEGRPLLSPELSQVVNLVSKADGTDVNAQFRGVGPQAWAVHDKVKIIEGRKFAAGLREIVVGQGAKGQFRGMDVGKTLTLGNQTWTVVGVFATGDAHDSELWTDADTLATTYQRSAWQSISVRTDGKAGFEQFKAAVAADPRLKLDVETTRVYYSKQGGGLTKLIDILGKVIGTIMAVGAVFGALNTMYAAVATRAREIATMRAIGFRGLPVVTAVMLETMLLALLGGLLGCAVAWLLFNGYSVSTIGSNFSAVVFKFHVSPELLWTGLKWALGIGLVGGLFPALRAARLPITTALRET
- a CDS encoding ABC transporter permease — translated: MKYFSLVWAQLFRSRTRTLLTLLSVVAAFLLFGMLDSVRVAFSSGGSVEGANRLVVASRLSITQSLPIRLETQIRQVAGVRDVAYGMWFGGIYQDPKNFFPNFSVSPNYFDVYRELQIDPAQLEDWKQTRTGAIVGESLAKQFGWKIGDTIPLQATIFPRGGSNDWPLELKGIYRSKDRALAANEERQLMMNWKYFDESNDYIKNQVSWYTVTLDNPDHSSRVAQAIDAISANSDHETKTQTESAFQQAFVKQFADIGMIVTSIMGAVFFTLLLLTGNTMAQAVRERVPELATLKTLGFKDSTVLTLVMVESVLLIGLGGLIGMGLAALILPAIGPKSMGLLPPHVPTPTWLMGLGLIVVIGIIVGLLPALRAKRLKIVDALAGR
- a CDS encoding ABC transporter ATP-binding protein, which gives rise to MSTLVSLRNITKTYQRGPEKVQVLHGIDLDIARGDFVALMGPSGSGKTTLLNLIGGLDNPSSGEISIEGERIDQMSGGQLSTWRSHHVGFVFQFYNLMPMLTAQKNVELPLLLTHLSASQRKRNAEIALTLVGLADRRSHRPNELSGGQQQRVAIARAIVSDPTFLICDEPTGDLDRQSAEEILGLLQQLNREHGKTIIMVTHDPKAAEYATHTVHLDKGELADAPLAH
- a CDS encoding efflux RND transporter periplasmic adaptor subunit, whose amino-acid sequence is MNASAELLKELRIDRKSPPPASGRSGGSRRWLWIAIIVIVLLAAAVAFLFGRAPAVEVETAPAVAIQQGSASSSVLDASGYVVARRMATVSAKITGKVREVMIEEGMRVEAGQVMATLDPIDADAQRSLYASQLQAARSQVAGLEAQQKQAAAEASRLQALVGQQLVSRSQYDQAVAQRDSLRAQLDTAQRNVRVARDQLAIADLGVDNNVVRAPFSGVVTAKAAQPGEIVSPLSAGGGFTRTGIGTIVDMDSLEIEVEVGEAFIGRVQPKMPVEATLNAYPEWKIPGEVIAIIPTADRGKATVKVRVALKVKDPRIVPEMGVRVSFLEQAQPQAAAKPQGVRVPGGAVVQRDGASVAFVLGGESRVQQRTVEAGQAMGKDRQILKGVSAGESVVVNPPDTLRDGAEVQQKQAQ
- a CDS encoding ABC transporter ATP-binding protein, giving the protein MDPIAPSLARLQQVQVRYRDHTALHGIDLQVRAGQVLALLGRNGAGKSTAISVLLGLRRADAGQVELLGGDPQQRASRLGLGVMLQSTNLPPMLQVDELVAQASACYPDPMPLQEVLQRAGLQALARRRYGQLSGGQQRAVQFAIALCGRPRVLFLDEPTTGLDIQARQAMWQAIRQLVAEGCGVLLTTHYLEEAEALAQQVVVLERGRVLADAPLGELRLADRPRRIRCRSVLPAEDVQQWPGVQQVQRDGEHLQLLASPAEPVVARLLAADAQLRELEVQGAALADAFLDLTREAA
- a CDS encoding ABC transporter permease, whose amino-acid sequence is MNTMTRTGTAPAPSSAWRQALRPYCAELVAELRRAWRTPAFAVPSLLFPVLFYLLFGVLLGRGHAPLYLLATYCVFGAMAPALFGFGVQLALDREGGLLTLKRGLPMPPAAPLLARLAMAVMFALLVASLLIGVASVLGGVQLHALQVLQLLAVAGLAALPLGAIGLLIGSHVSASAAPAMVNLVYLPLALLSGLWLPLSALPKVFSMMAPLWPTWHLAELALPVVGLPSAGSVAGHLLVLLAVTLVALLLTRRRLRRIG